In the Roseimicrobium gellanilyticum genome, one interval contains:
- a CDS encoding M1 family aminopeptidase, translated as MSRILALAVLLSCGLELTAVGKEEMICRCGRGHAHLLPAPVSEKPGRKYARDRHVDVQHLQLDVTPDFAKRTVRGTATLIFHPIAKPVSELELDAVGLVVEKVSVQGATLASHEVTDEKLVIHFKDPVAPDVQASVNVTYRAQPERGLYFRTPEMGYKPGDTQLWTQGEAELHRFWFPCYDYPNERFTSEVICHVPEGMSVISNGVLVSQTKDAGGLQAWHWRQDKPHVNYLVALAAGYFHKLEDKVGELPLTLYVPPSEKEQAAGAFRDTKKIIEFYQDEIGVAFPWDKYAQVYCLDFVAGGMENTSCTFNTASMLFRDETEQLTTLHRLDAHETAHQWFGDLVTCRDWSHLWLNEGFASYYTVLYEEAKSGRDAMLYSMWREAQRVLEKNDTRPTVWRDYKDPMEQFDQRVYPKGAWILHMIRARLGPDLYRKAIRRYLEKQRGTVATTDDLMDILEEASGLSFDQFADQWLYHGGLPELNVSYSWDAGTKQAKLNVKQTQKVSPEVLLFNLDLPVRFWVKGEAKPRDFSVTVSKVEEDFHFPLPSAPELVRVDPDYTLLAKMSFTPPPDMLKRQLQGDVIGRMLAAQALGGRKDAESAAQLADVLNKDAFHGVRSEAAKALKKMNTPEARAHLARSLSQPDARVRSDVVEALTAFPHPEAWDALMKQAAMEKNPEVLAEIIKTWSQRPGDAAITSALMKHLESNTYWNTVAAAAIATFRAQDDASAVPAILARLQKTPQEFATWDRSAALEALGFLARDEKNPQRTAVLHYLTEHLNNPRESLRVAAAKSLGLLRDPRALAWLAPLAATSKPFKDPVRDAAEKSITALEAAQAGPQELKDVWNKLQELQKKSEDMQRQLEKMPAK; from the coding sequence ATGTCGCGCATCCTCGCCCTGGCCGTCTTGCTGAGTTGTGGTTTGGAACTCACCGCCGTGGGGAAGGAGGAGATGATCTGTCGGTGTGGGCGGGGCCATGCCCATCTCCTGCCCGCCCCTGTCAGCGAAAAGCCGGGGCGCAAATATGCCCGCGACCGTCATGTGGACGTGCAGCATCTGCAGCTCGATGTGACCCCGGATTTCGCAAAGCGCACCGTCCGGGGCACGGCCACCTTGATTTTCCACCCCATCGCCAAGCCGGTGTCGGAGCTTGAACTCGATGCCGTGGGCCTTGTGGTGGAAAAGGTCTCCGTGCAGGGCGCGACGCTCGCCAGCCATGAGGTCACGGATGAGAAGCTGGTGATCCATTTCAAGGATCCCGTGGCGCCGGATGTGCAGGCCTCTGTCAATGTGACGTATAGAGCGCAGCCCGAGCGCGGCCTGTACTTCCGCACGCCAGAGATGGGTTACAAACCCGGTGATACCCAACTGTGGACCCAGGGTGAGGCGGAGCTGCACCGCTTCTGGTTTCCCTGTTACGACTATCCGAATGAACGCTTCACCAGCGAGGTCATCTGCCACGTGCCGGAAGGCATGAGCGTGATCTCCAATGGCGTGCTGGTCTCGCAAACAAAGGACGCGGGTGGATTGCAGGCCTGGCACTGGAGGCAGGACAAGCCGCATGTGAACTACCTCGTGGCGCTCGCGGCGGGGTACTTCCACAAACTCGAGGACAAGGTGGGCGAGCTGCCGCTCACGCTCTATGTGCCTCCTTCGGAGAAGGAGCAGGCTGCAGGGGCTTTCCGGGACACCAAGAAGATCATCGAGTTCTACCAGGACGAAATCGGCGTGGCCTTTCCCTGGGACAAGTATGCGCAGGTGTACTGCCTGGATTTCGTGGCGGGCGGCATGGAGAACACGAGCTGCACCTTCAATACGGCGTCCATGCTCTTCCGTGATGAAACGGAGCAGCTCACCACCCTGCACCGTCTGGATGCGCATGAGACCGCGCACCAGTGGTTCGGAGATCTGGTGACCTGCCGTGACTGGTCACACCTCTGGCTGAATGAGGGATTCGCCTCCTACTATACCGTCCTTTATGAGGAAGCGAAGTCAGGTCGCGACGCCATGCTCTACTCCATGTGGCGCGAAGCCCAGCGCGTGCTGGAGAAGAATGACACGCGCCCCACGGTGTGGCGGGACTACAAGGACCCCATGGAGCAGTTTGACCAGCGTGTGTATCCGAAGGGCGCCTGGATTCTGCACATGATCCGGGCACGCCTGGGTCCGGACCTGTATCGCAAGGCCATCCGCAGGTATCTGGAAAAGCAGCGGGGCACGGTGGCGACCACGGATGATCTGATGGACATCCTGGAAGAGGCCTCGGGATTGTCCTTCGATCAGTTTGCTGATCAATGGCTCTATCACGGAGGCTTGCCGGAACTGAATGTGAGCTACTCCTGGGATGCCGGCACCAAGCAGGCGAAGCTGAATGTGAAGCAGACGCAGAAGGTTTCCCCGGAGGTGTTGCTCTTCAATCTGGATCTACCCGTGCGGTTCTGGGTGAAAGGCGAAGCGAAGCCCCGTGACTTCAGCGTGACCGTGAGCAAGGTGGAAGAGGACTTCCATTTCCCGCTGCCCTCCGCTCCAGAACTCGTGCGTGTGGATCCCGACTACACCCTGCTGGCGAAAATGAGTTTCACGCCACCGCCGGACATGCTGAAGCGGCAGCTCCAGGGAGATGTCATCGGCCGCATGCTGGCAGCGCAAGCGCTGGGAGGGAGGAAAGATGCCGAGAGCGCCGCACAGCTGGCCGACGTGCTGAACAAGGACGCCTTCCACGGAGTGCGCAGCGAAGCTGCGAAGGCACTGAAGAAGATGAATACACCGGAGGCGCGTGCGCATCTCGCGCGTAGTCTCTCCCAGCCGGATGCCCGGGTGCGCAGTGACGTGGTGGAGGCCCTCACAGCCTTCCCCCACCCTGAAGCGTGGGATGCCCTGATGAAACAGGCTGCGATGGAGAAGAATCCCGAAGTGCTCGCGGAGATCATCAAGACCTGGAGCCAGCGTCCAGGCGATGCCGCCATCACATCAGCGCTCATGAAGCATCTGGAATCCAACACGTACTGGAACACGGTGGCCGCGGCGGCGATTGCCACCTTCCGCGCGCAGGATGATGCGAGCGCGGTGCCAGCCATTCTCGCGCGCTTGCAGAAAACGCCCCAGGAGTTTGCCACCTGGGATCGGTCGGCGGCGTTGGAGGCACTCGGGTTCCTTGCGCGTGATGAGAAGAATCCCCAGCGTACTGCGGTGTTGCATTATCTGACGGAGCACCTCAATAATCCCCGTGAATCCCTGCGCGTGGCCGCGGCGAAGTCGCTTGGTCTGCTGCGGGATCCCCGCGCGCTTGCCTGGCTTGCGCCACTGGCGGCCACCAGCAAGCCCTTCAAGGATCCCGTGCGTGATGCCGCGGAGAAATCCATCACGGCACTCGAAGCGGCCCAGGCCGGTCCTCAGGAGCTGA